The stretch of DNA CAACGTCTAGCCGCTGTCATCACCGCGAGCATCTACTTCCCTACGATTCTGATGGACGAAAACCTTAGCGCGCAAGTTATGAAGGATTCGGCAAGTTATGCCAATTACTATTTCTGGAACAGGAAAGAGTTCGTTCTCTCGAATATGGAGAAAGATAAAGTCTACGGGAGAAGAATTAGCGAAACTATCGTCGAACTAGTCGAACTTGCGTCGCGCTTAGACCAATTAATAAAGCCGTCTTAAAGTCTTAGAtacgtaatataatttattcacacGCGTGTGAAGCTTTTATCGACGTCAAAGTAGCCTGTACATAGATTTCGTTTAGAGAATACATAGttgttgaattaataattgtatgatCTTACCGTTGCAGTTTGTACGGCAACTTTTGTACGATTTAGGGAACGATATTGTCTTCGTCGGGAAATATAGTAGATAAGAAAGACCAATCGTGATTGGCAAGCTGTACGCTGAATTCGTCCGTATCCTCGTTTTCGTTTGTCGGCGTGACTACGGGTTTCGTCGGCCGTGATGCTTCATTATCGCTCAGATCCGAGGGATCGTCCCGAGCATCGTCATCGCTGTCTCTGAAAATTGCGAGAAGGTCAACATAATGCTGCGACGTAAAAATAACGTGTGTAATTTGCACaagttaattttatacttgaaGCTAATACCTAAAGCTTTCGGCACTTTTCAAGTGACTCTTCGACGACTGTTGCCCTCCCAACGACAGGATAAACGATGAGCACAGCAATCTCATCGGCGGCAAAGTGTGCGCTGACACACTGAGCAGCTGTAAAAACAAAGTTATGAATTAGCATAACGCGAACAAGTAAATGTAACAaatccaaattaatattatcagtTAAAGTTTTATACGTGCGTGCACGTATCTTGCaacgaattaaaatgtttgccACGCAGCACCGGTGACAACCGGCGGTAACCGGTCGACTAATTAGTTTTAAGGCTAACACGACACACCTCCAAGTGAAAATTTGTGCAATTCTCGTAATCTTCTACTTCAAGATCTAGGTTGATTCGTCTGTTGCATCCCACACGAATATTCTCCGCAACACCGTGTACACTTTAGAGCGACAAACGAAACTGTATGTTATAGCTAAAgctcaaaatatattttaatcccGTTGAAAAAGTAACACAAATTTGCAATTGTTGTTCTGCACAAGTTCCTTctccaataaatattttaaataccaagatACATGCAAAGTTATACTACATTTGACAATTAATGCAGCATTAATATCTCTCTTTTATCAAAGCGTCCATCAAGCGTATCAAAAACACTTCACAGAAACTCTTGTTTCGTTTCTTGATAATTGTTGACACTGTTGAATTATACTGTCGACGGTGTGACGTATGTATTTGGACCAAAATGAATATTTGGGTTTTTTCCTCGCCTCTAACTTTTAGGATGACGCAAATGCTCCGGTAATAACGTCGGTTAAATTTCACAGAACAGTGACGACAATATTCACGAAATTACTCATACGAAAAAGACGCCTGGAGAATGTAGTTTATTGTCGCCTTAATCAAGACAATTACCAGCCGTAAAGTCTGATGTTCCCTCACGCGCCTCTATTTTCATAGTAATGCGGTCATTAGTAAAGTACTTGCGTACAACAGTGCGCTAAACGTGGAAAAGAAGATATCCTAGTTGCTATTCTCGGCATGAAAGTGTTATTTTTAGCGCAGGAAGAAGCGTCTAGtcttttcttcattttaacaagaattatttaattgctaaACGTCAAAATATACACAATTAACACAACTAAAATTAATGTCTGTTAAACCATTATGTTAAAACTAAGATAAAATCAGCAGCTGtacaaaatcatttaaatatagtaaaatatattttttttttttaatttaaacaaattgcgGCCATAAAATATTGGTAACAATAATCAAACAATTGGTAACAATAATCAAACAATTGGTAACAATATAGAGACAGATTGATCTAAACTTTGCGTTCTATACCGCCACGACATTTTATTAGCAGGTATCAATGGTAACAATCGAGACGGTCGCCGAAGAAGATAAGACTTTGTTCCTGCTGGCCTGGTTTTACGTGTACGAGCAATTCTGCGACAGATGCTATTTTCGCATTGCACGGGGTATTCCATTGTTATCGATGCAATGAAACATTTCGAAAATTACGAGATACAAATTTCACTCATTTTGAACATTATTTGTTATGGAAGCGAGACtttgtaacaattaatttatctatagTGAAGTCATTTGGAACATTTTACAACTATGTCAATCTTTtcaatgatttaataaaagtattcaaattaaagtttttaaatatgaatgaTTAACAGATTATTCAACTCGTCTATAAATGagctgtaaaattatttacttattttaaaaactaaatatcAAGActaatcttattatatatttttttaatatcaaacaaaatgctttaattaaaatagaatactTTCTAtgacttcttttttattgtatacgtATGAAAATGAGCTCAACGACCTGTTGTGatagttaaatatattcaaaaacatGCATTTCGTCAGAATAGTACATTTTTATCTGGAGtgaatagagagagagagagagagagagagagacataCAAACAAAGTTACTTTTACCATATTCATTTCTGATAGCAGTGGAATACATTCCGTTCTCGCGCACATAActaatttcgataaattctTCGATGAGATATTTCTCGAGTTTATTTTCGACACGGCGGATTAATTATTCGATACGGATGCGATGTATGTGTTACATCGAGCGGCGTTCGGTCTTATCTGCCTTTTTCCAATATACAACCGCCTCACTCTGTTCAATTTGCCAGGGCAACATGCCGCCCACACGAAGAAAAGACAAGACGGCTGATAACGCTCACCGTGAAAACactaaaatatatgtaagaaTGCATGAATAGGTGCTGCAGTGCCAAAGCGATAGACAGAGTCTGCGATACAGCGGCTGTGACGTGAGAGGCAATAGGATTTCCAGCGAAGTTTGCCTGTTGTCCAGTTGTCCTAAAGGGACAACTAGAACGCCGTGAGAGGGTGGGAGTCTCTATATTAAATCATGGCGAGACTCCTGCTGAAAGCCAGTCGTCCGCGGAGCGCTGAGACACACGTGGAAGATCCTCTCACCGTACCTCGGCTGTCGCAGAAAAAAAGTACTGAATATCATTCTGTCATATCGTCCGAACGTGGTGATCTATGGATCTCATCAAAAAATCATTCGTGTCGACAAAGGCTGGATAGAATCGCTTGATATCATTCTGACGTAGAAATTTTGATGAATTCACATTTTTAGCTGAGGAAAgctaaagttgaaaaaaaaaaaaagagcttgAAGAGAGATTTAATCGCAATCAGGTCGCTTTGATTGAAAAGAGAGGAGCGGACCGAAAAGAACCGGGAAATTGGAGGAAACTCAGAATCTCTTTAAGCATCTCGTGAATAAAAGCCGGTTTCGGAAATGAAGCTGACTGGATTAAAATTGTTGTCGTGCCTGTTTACTACGTTATTACTCGCAGTGGCTACGCTTGGATATCCCGCCAGCAACAGTGAAGCAGTAAGTCTTTGTACGCAGAGTGCTTTAACAATTTTCGATCATCGGGAATCTCGCTCTTGCAAATCGCACGAATGAGGCATGATACaggatttctttttctcattgAATGTCCATCATAAGAATTACtcgtatttttcttcattGTGAGCACGTGGGACGTGCATGATAACGTCGAAAGTATGAGTGGACGTTGGTCATTGAACGTTCCTCATTGAACCAATCTTTATATGCTCGAGAGAGTGCGATGATGCATCTAATCACATCGAGCCGTAGGTGGTATGTGATCTTATAAACAGGAAGACTTTCGGCCAAGATCTCAATGACTTTTGACCCTCTTAGTAGTTCGGCCTGATTTCGAGCGCGGCCAGTtgtcattatatattatctcatcgaacaatttctttttcctttctgcACTTCTACTAATTTTTTGCGCATCGataactttttctttctttaataatcCTAATAATCCTGTTTAAGCTATACAATTTGCAGGCAATCGAGAACATGAGGCAGATTCCGCAATGGCATTGTCTACGCTAcagaaaatttgattttgttcGTCGCTGTCGGAATTATCGTTTAGGAAGGAGACACTGACAAATGGACATTCAATACGATCCGCGACTGACAACCAAGATGCACTACGGCAAATTTCGTCGTCCTGTTATGCAGAATATGccattttaatttcttaagcCATATAATTAAGcttaagtttatttaaattatatacatataattttaaattatatgacaaacatatataaatgcatttatgTTAAAAGGCATAAATGCCTTATATTAGAAATTCATGTTAAGTGcatcaaaaaatattctatttttgttatctCATTTTTACTAACAAGTCTCTTCATTTTTTCGTATCCATATTTTTTCAcacttttgaaaataaaaaaaaaattcttatttattctttctaaattgcatataaaatacccaaaattgaaacaatttattatgcttcttttatgaaaaatatccacacataatttattctcaaatttgtttcttcaatttattttagattagttaatttgcatttatttttcaaattgtcaaatattacttattttaaacttgatctcaaataatgaaatttatttatattattcaacacAAATACTACTTTTGTTGCCGTAATATATCATGCCGTGCAAGAGTGTTGCCAGTAAAGACAGATATGCAAAGAATATAATGGGAATTCCTCCGAGTCGCATAATTTCTATATCATGGTAAAACAAAATAGATAACaatagtttatattaatttcaatgtgccgaagtagaaaatatttaaaatacttattataaaataaaatttactttaaactcaaaaaatttacatgcGCGACTTGTAGGAATTTCTGGATAAAACATAGatttcaaaattcaaaattgtacCTACTTCTTCTACCATTCCTTTTCCCGGTATGCCGAGATGTTCATGAACTTGTGCAACTGTCTGCTCTTTACTCGAAGACGTTTGAGCCGCTAGTAAGTTGGAGAAAGCGGTCAATGATGTTGTTCTTTTCTCTGACAGGATTTCTAAAGAAACACCCGCTTCAGATTCGGCCTCCAATGTGAGCAATTCCTAAACAGATAATGCATTAGATAATAGAATGTAATGTATGTAAGCTACGTCTCCAATCCAAgttgaaaaaatgttgaacaattacatatattttattcgcgtGATGTTTGAAACGTACCTGATTCGAATTCAAAAAGTATAGTTGTGACTTTCGTTGCCATTGGCCGAATGAAGGATTGCGTTTTTCTTGCAAATGAGGTACAAAAGTAGCCGCTAATATGGAACTGGTATTTTCGATAAGGCATGTTTTCTTGTAAATAGGCGTTGCGCTTTGTGGTGTAAACACAAACACTAaaggtaaataaattatattagaaaattaggaaaatatattacacgGTAGCATGAAAACGAGATATATCGTAGTATAGTAAGCTATAGTTACTAAATTAAAAGACTTAATATGACTGTTAAAGTTACTAAATTAAAAGACTAAATATGACTGTTCCTTTGGCAATAAAAtcaatagaatattaaaacacCTTGCGATAGAAACATACATGAGTTATCAGATGTAAATGCTGCCATATACGTGGATTTCGGATCGTATGTGAGACTCACGACATTCAAGGGTACGCTCCACGTTATAGCGAGAGTTAAAGTATTCCAAACCATTATGTGTTGCTGAGACGCAACCACTACCAGATGACAGCTTTCGTGTTTGCCAAATTCTACTCgtctattatttgataattatgcGTTAATAAAGAATTACTTCCTCGCTTAACTATATTAATTGATGACTAgaatattttactactttttgACTTACGTTATTGGATAGTTGTATTGAGAATGTGTAAGACTGAATTTTAGTTCGCAAGTTTCAGGTATCCAGATTGTTAAAGTAGAGTGAAAACCAATAGCCAACAGTGAACCATCCATAGAAAAACCCGCATCTGTGGCGGCTAGATTACGATAGTCTCCCACGCCGTAACAATACCAATGTTTTGTCTTCTCTGcagaaaatacaattaaatcgATATGATGTTTCGCTAAATTCCGATGAAACTTGCTTCattaactaaataaatatatgtactttCTACAGTCGAAGATTTTCCTAAGCTCCATAATTTGAATTTGTTATCTTTGCCGGTGGTAACTGCTAACCATTCTTCATCGTCAAATGTCGTGTCTGGCTGAAAATGTAACGCGTTTATTCCATTCTCATGAGGTAGTTCAATAGATGTATTTAACACAAAGCTAAAAACGttaacaaattatacattaGTATTGTCGCGCTGTTCTGAATAAAtgtaagcaaaaaaaaatgtatatagcGCACTCTTACATCTGTTTATCCAGATCGTATGtccaaaattttaatctaactTCAATAGACGAAATTTTATCATTCCGTTCTTCGACTGTTGCCATCCATGTGCCATTATGATTCAGAGCTGTTTTTGTAACTTctgtatttacaataattacgtCGCGCTCTTGTGTCAGAAAGTTTTGTGCAgttatattaatctgaaaaGGTTATCACTATGTTACTTGTTCGTAATATTCTTATCGTATTGTTTAATATGTGATAAATGTTTCACTCACATTGTAGAGTAGATTCTTCGTATGAGTGTTATAAAATTGCACATGTCCAGTACGACTATTTAAAACGAGACTACCTGTTCTCGGATCCACGATAAGTCCCGCGGGAAACAAGTCTTTGGACGATGAGGCAACACCccatgtaaaattttgtatcaCTGATGTCAATTTTCTTTGAGGATTTACAATAACAATACCTAATCAGAATACAAATAACCATTATAAACttgttattattaagaaacttttgtaaaaaagtaataaaggaTTTTACCATTGTCTAAAGTTGATACAGCTACATACAAGTTATCAGATGCAATAGTGAGGTGTTTAATAGGCGCCGGTAATCGTGGAAGAAATGACTTGTGTTGCGGATTTGCTAGTGTCCACTTTACCAATACACATTCACCACCACCTGTATACATATGACCACCTGtaacaaacaaatatattacatcgtgttaaattattaccaataatatatatattataatttccaaCATCTATTACCTGATATGCTAAATGCTATTTCCGTTACTGGCAATGTATGCCAATGAAAAACCGATGTATATGGTCGATTTAGGAATAAATTTCTCCACACTACTACACGGCCAGTAGAATCTCCTGTGGCAACGCATTCTTCTTCTGGATGTCCCGCTATACAAGTAGATAATCTACCTGTTCTACCAGTCTTGTgtctacatatttatattataagtttaagattttatacgtgttttttaatatatataaattaaataaatataataaaaattatttttcttacagtTTATCGACTAAATTTCTAGCTGGATTTAATATGTGTAAATCTGTATCTTGTAAAAGtgctattaaattttctccatGATTTCCAATTACATCAATGTAATACTCTGATGACTCTGTgctaaaaagtaaataaattataagaatatttatgcaattattagAGAACAAACTATTTactaaaacaagaaaattgattaaaatgtcTCTTACACAATGTATATTGATTTTGTGCATATTCCATTTTCTATATCAAATAAGAGTACATATATCTTCTTTCCACAGTTAGAAAGGTGAGTTATTAGTACTTGACATATCTCATTTCcttgaaatgttttatactttataatgtgaaaagttttaatttttacccCATAATTTGCTACAGCTTTTAAGTGCtgcaaaaagtataaatatatattatatttctaatagtTATAAACTCATTATAAAGCaaacttatattaaaataaaaatcttactaGTTTCTTTGTAACAATGCCACTTTGACAATCCCAGAAATCCAGTTCCCCGCTTTCGGTACAACCAATAATAGTATTGGCGTTATCTGgatgtaatattattccagCAATTCTGTAATTCGAGGGTTCGAATTCTCGTACAAAGTCTCCTGTTTGTGTGCTGTACGCTCTTATTACATTCTTCCATACTATATACAAAGTTCTAAAAAAATGCTCTCATGTTACACATTCTAATGATTTTGTATTTGAAGAACTGATTGAGActccaaaaaatattaaaacttactCTGCGTTACTGGAAAATAATGGACGTTGATCAATTATACTTCCGCCGCCTTTccttttcacaattaaatcgTCCAGATCGACGAGATTAACACTCTTGTCTGCAGCGTTTTTGACTAACTTCATTTGCATCTTGATGTTTGTATATGTACAcgatatgtttaaaaatgttgttttaaattacatatatgtgCACAggaattatcataatttttaacttaagACACTTggtaattagtaattaatggACACTTAGTAATTagtatatcaataattaatatatatttcgaacGAAGCACATGGTTCACTTCTCACTATTTGCCGCTCAGTGTGCATGTGTGCAGAAGTTCGCCATggaaaatgaaataagaaGAGCGTAAACTCATCATCTAAAACAGCAAGGTAATTGGACAAAACTCTAGGAAAAACTAAACAAAACTagactaaatattttttcattggtACAACTCAAGCTGGACAAATTTTGTTTAGTTCCAGCAGAGTCCGCTACGAAGCGTGACAATCTCTGTGGTTGCATTGGGATATACGAGTGTACGAATCACGATAAATTGgacgaataatttttagtgTATCTAACAGCAATCGGTTATTCGTGGATGCATCAAATTCCACTTTTTGTAGATCCGTTGAGATAAAGTTATCGCGaacatattaatttgctaCGGTTCTACGTAAATTTCGTGTAATGTGATACATTCCGCTTTTTAGCCTGTGTCTTTAACAGTTCAAGCAATACTGTACCATTGCTCTAATCGACGTTGACGTTGTAACAACAATGTCATTATTCAACAAACCGAAGCGAAATATACGCCGACGTCCTTTCAACGATGAGGATGAAGATAATGAGAACAGAATGGAAACGGAGGACGCGCAGCCTATGAAAATtaagacgaagaagaaggatAAACCAAAGCAGACGCTCCTCAGTTTCGGAGAGGAGCTGGAACAAGGTGTATATACACACAGGCTTGTACATACAATGTGTGCAATTACTGTGCTACTCAATAATCTATTTTACAcatatcttattataattcgctttaattaaaaaataggaCTGACTTATAGAATAATCCTAAACAAGGGTATCTTCGTAACCATAATGAAAGGACATAaagaatgttttataatacagATGCAGTTTCatttgaaacataatatttagCTAATAGATGTTATTACAGAATCAAATATTGTACAACATAGTATGTtctaattgaaattgaaagttgaaataaattccAGGGGACGATGGAGAGGTTTTTATAGTCAAGAAATCGTCAAGGAGCAAAAAACTGATGAAACAACTAGATCacgaaaggagaaaaaagaaaggtgAAGAGAAAATGCAAGTGGACACTGAGCAAGCGAATAAATCCATTAAGCAGGAAAAagatttagaaataaagacaGATGATCTAGTAGTAAGCTATCTCTatgatgttttattattattagcatttcttcaatttaagtaacttatcatttaatatatatatgtatatacaaagaAGGTTTCTTACATCTTTCCGTAATATACTGGCTAATGTTTCAAGATTTGGAACAACTGTGGGAGTACAGCAAGAAGACACATTtataatacttaaatattatttttacacaataattatgtgtatatttcataaattaactctcatatcaaatattttacttaaaaatattttttttaattattaaatttggataaattagaatttatgatGGTTGTTTCGAATTCCATATCGTATAATGCTGCTTTTATCTTGATAATTATGTGTACTAGCAGATAATTCTAGATAATgtctatattataaaaatgaggATTTTGTTATGAGTGCTCTTTgacttatttaattatctaattgaGTGTCGCTATGTACACAATCATCTTGCAGTaagctgatttttttttaattataaattaacaattcttAATGGATATTTCTGTATGATATATCTTGTTTCATTAccatgttattttattaatagaagtacttgatttcaaaatttattaaaattatatcttggGAATTTTGTCTTTCTTTGTAGAAAATTACTAACGTgtgaaatacttttataaattttgtaattttcatgcTTAAGTATGTATCTTTACTAAATgatatataatctttattgctaggttaaaataaaaaacacagGACCCCTGATTTTAAATGGACGGGCTGCATTGGCAGCAGGAAAGGATGACTATACATCGGGTGAAGAGGAAGATGAACCTTGCAGTCACAAATTTAGGAAAAATACAGATAAAGCCGAAACTATGAAAATACTTCTTGAAAGTATGTAATTCTTATATGATATATGAgctaaaaagttaaattttgttaattcagtagtaaaatatttttatattaatgtgataattaatgtgatatatactaatcattatgtttatttagGTGGATGTATACCTGATGCTGCTATGATCCATGCAGCGAGAAAACGTAGACAAAAAGCGCGAGAATTAGGAACCGATTACATTCCTATTGAGGAACAAAGGTAGCATTTTGCTctgttaacaaaattattatataaatggataaattatttatatcttttttatgacCCGTGTTGTAtctattaatgacaaatttgtATCTACAGCGATGACAAAGGCAAGTCAAGATTAATACGAGAAGAAGATCATGATCGAAGTGACGATGATGATTCTCAAGATCGACTTGATATGACTATCAATACAGAAGCAcgtgataaagaaaaaaggagagaagCGTTTCTTGCTTCTCAAGTCCCAATGAAATGTGAGTTAGAAATAATGTCCAACTtttgatttgatatttatcCAAAGCATTTAAAGCCAGATAGAAtgtgaaacatattttaatttagtttcaGACAATGAAAGTGAGCACgaaaatgaagaagaagaatgGGAAGCTCAACAAATACGAAAGGGTGTAACTGGTGCTCAGGTAAAGGCGAAATGCAgtaataagttaaaattgGAGAAAATCTTTCGTGGTTTGCAGATTGTAGCGGCACAGCAAGATTCTATGTTACAACAACAATACACAATGGGTATGAATGTTAATCAGATGATGGGATCTAATGTACCTTTAGAAATGGTATTAATGCctgcgccgccgccgccaccgtcCATTCAACCACCAGATCCAACAAAAATCGTGCCTGTTACACCACAGGAAGTTGTAAAGAAAATGCGTGCAaggttttacatttttctctgaaaatatttctcagaTTTCACAGaaacaattgttaaaaaacaGTTTCTGtaaatgcatattattttttgaaggTTGGACAGTTTGAAAGAGGTACATAGACGGCATCAGCAAGATCAGGAGCGTTTAGAGCAAGAATTACGACAAACGATGAAAGAGTTGGACGAGGGTGAAATCCGCACGCCGCATTACGCACAACGCTTCAGATATTACCAAGAGTTGCGTGGGTATGTCACTGACTTGGTAGAGTGTCTTGATGAGAAGGTGGGTTGATACGCTGTCACGTTTGATTTATGTGCACTGGGGTTTATCGTACAGTATGCGGCTGGCAGAGATTCTCCAGTCCCAGTAAAGTACCAGTAACTGactatattttcatatttactaTCTGAATTATGCAAAGTcatgttttaaaattgaagCATTGGCtgaatttatatcaaataatcatATGGCGCAAtgataatctttttaattgtattaattgaattattctagtttttataatatatacttcactttaaaaatataaaatatatagtataatgcaaaaaaaaaaaaagatttcttatGATTTTTCGCTTCTGACATTATGATTCAATATCGTTGCAACGACGGCCCAAAACTTAAATcagaaaagatttaatatacaCTACTTAAGAAGctaaaagaatatttgtttaatcgTTTTTCTAATTGATTTAGATTCTTGGAaacaaattatgcaaatattgcataattaacaCTACTTCAGCTTATATATTagttaaaatttgttaaaataaattgctggaatttttcaaaatttgtttccacaactattgataaataaaacagacaaataattaaatcctCTTAAGTGGTGTATTTGTTAATGAGCTTAaacattcataaaataaagGGCATGTGTAACATATGTTTCCATTGCCGGGGGTCATTATCTTCTCTGTATTATATAcgttaattttatacacatttcataaaaatatatacgtaacataaatgaaaattattatatgtatacgagtgaaattaatataaattaatttgattatggTAAGTAAGTTAATGCCTATTTACCATTAATGTATTGTACATGTATACGTAATTGTTAATGTATTGCTATTCAAGAGTTTTctaaatgatttataaaattgtgaattGTCGACAAGTTATTGCTTCTTAAGCATTATGCATTACTGTCACAGAGTcgttaaattaatcattaactTTTAGTGTATGGGACATATTCATTGAGTCAACTTAAACGCATCATTTTTTTGTTAGCTTCCCCTGGTTATCGAGTTGGAGCAACGCTGGTTAATTCTATATGGTGAACGATCAACCGAATTGATGGAACGGAGACGGCAAGATACGAGGGATCAAGCGGAAGAAATAACCACTGCAGCAAGTCAGTACATTTTTATACTGAGAATATATAGTTGATTGATATTTGCTATTtagcataaatattttttatttctgattcTCCAGTTTTGTCATTCATTTGATAACTTTGTGCTGCAgctaaaaaattctataatcttCTTTGTTTTTTAGGAGGCCAAGCTATGAGAAGAGGACCGGAAGTAGAAACTCATGTACGACGAGCTACCGAAAGGGAAGGTAGGAGAGCCCGTCGCAGAAGAGCGAGAGAATTAGCCTCGAATATGCCGAAGCATATCGATGGCATGTCCAGTGACGATGAAGTCACCGAACAACAAAATCTTGCATTTAAGCAAGCTAAAGGTAgcgatcaattttatattttaagatttctgaTCTTTGTCTCTTGTTCGTGCTTTTAACATGTAATTctgttataattatagatgAAATTGACAATgattgtaaagaaatattttctgatgTCATGGAGGAATACTGTACAGTACGTGGTATTCTTTCCAAGTTCGAATCATGGAGAGAAACGGACATAGATGCCTACACAGAGGCCTATGTTTCATTGTGTTTACCCAAGATTATTTCGCCGATTGTCAGATTACAATTAGTTACTTGGAATCCAATAATGGTATTCTATTCGTTCTTCTTCACGACAAATCAGTctgcaatatttataagtaatatcGAATTATTCCCGCAGGAAAGTGCTGACATAGAAAGGACAAAGTGGTACAATACATTGCTTTTATATGCCATAGACAGTAAAGAGACGGAGGAATCGTTGAAACGGGATCCAGATGTTAGATTAGTCCCATCAACGATTGAAAAAGTCGTGATACCAAAATTAACATGTGAGagcgatataaattattctttgtaatttttataatgccttaaaaaaagatt from Linepithema humile isolate Giens D197 chromosome 2, Lhum_UNIL_v1.0, whole genome shotgun sequence encodes:
- the l(2)05287 gene encoding WD repeat-containing protein 75, with product MQMKLVKNAADKSVNLVDLDDLIVKRKGGGSIIDQRPLFSSNAETLYIVWKNVIRAYSTQTGDFVREFEPSNYRIAGIILHPDNANTIIGCTESGELDFWDCQSGIVTKKLHLKAVANYGVKIKTFHIIKYKTFQGNEICQVLITHLSNCGKKIYVLLFDIENGICTKSIYIVTESSEYYIDVIGNHGENLIALLQDTDLHILNPARNLVDKLHKTGRTGRLSTCIAGHPEEECVATGDSTGRVVVWRNLFLNRPYTSVFHWHTLPVTEIAFSISGGHMYTGGGECVLVKWTLANPQHKSFLPRLPAPIKHLTIASDNLYVAVSTLDNGIVIVNPQRKLTSVIQNFTWGVASSSKDLFPAGLIVDPRTGSLVLNSRTGHVQFYNTHTKNLLYNINITAQNFLTQERDVIIVNTEVTKTALNHNGTWMATVEERNDKISSIEVRLKFWTYDLDKQIFVLNTSIELPHENGINALHFQPDTTFDDEEWLAVTTGKDNKFKLWSLGKSSTVEKKTKHWYCYGVGDYRNLAATDAGFSMDGSLLAIGFHSTLTIWIPETCELKFSLTHSQYNYPITRVEFGKHESCHLVVVASQQHIMVWNTLTLAITWSVPLNVVSLTYDPKSTYMAAFTSDNSLFVFTPQSATPIYKKTCLIENTSSILAATFVPHLQEKRNPSFGQWQRKSQLYFLNSNQELLTLEAESEAGVSLEILSEKRTTSLTAFSNLLAAQTSSSKEQTVAQVHEHLGIPGKGMVEELLSVSAHTLPPMRLLCSSFILSLGGQQSSKSHLKSAESFRDSDDDARDDPSDLSDNEASRPTKPVVTPTNENEDTDEFSVQLANHDWSFLSTIFPDEDNIVP